ATGCTGCATGGCCAGATACATCGCGGCCATGACCACCAGCCAGAACAGCAGAAACAGCATGGTGCTGCGCCGTGCCACGGATTGCGGGGAAGGCTCGGACTCTGGCGAGGACTGGGGTGGCGGCGTGACATTCAGGCGCATGGGCAGGCAAGGAAGCTGAGGACAATGCAGCCATTTTGCCAAGACCGGCGCCAAGGTCATCCCCCGCATCGCGCCACTGCGGCCCCAGCAGCGCTTACATTGAAGCTTGTTTGCAAAATCTACCGGCCTTGCAGGTCGCCCAACCATGAACACATCCCAGTTGCCCGCCCTGGTGCTGCACTATATTTTCGATCCTCTGTGCGGCTGGTGCTATGCCGCCGCCCCGCTGGTCAAGGCCGCGCGCGAAGTACCCGGCATCGACGTGCAATGGCATGCCGGCGGCATGCTGACCGGCGCCCACACGCGCACCATCACCGCGGACTGGCGTGACAAAGTCATGCCCAGCGACCAACGCATTGCCGAGATGACGGGCCAGCCTTTTGGCGATGCCTATCTCAACGGCCTGCTCAATGACATTGGCGCGCCGCTGGACTCCGAGCCCCCCACCACGGCCCTGCTAGCCGCCGAAGCGCTGGCCGGCAAGGGCCTGGAGATGCTGGCTGCGGAGCAAAAAGCCCATTACGTGGAAGGCCGCCGCATCAGCGAGCCCGCCGTGCTGTGCGAGCTGGCGGCCGGCATCGGTCTGGACAGCACGGCCTATGATGCGGCCTACGCCGAGCAAAGCGGCGCAGCCACCGAGCAGCATATTGCCGACAGCCGCCAATGGCTGGGCATGGTGCAGGGACAGGGCTTCCCCACCCTGGCGCTGGAGTTCGATCACCCCGAGCAGGCCGGCCAGCGCGCCGTGCAGCGCATCGAGATCGGCGAATGGCTGGGCGATGTCGACGGCTGGAAGCAGCAACTGGCCGCCTGGGCCGAGCAGATTGCCGAACTCAATCAGCAGCAGTCCGGCGACACCGACACCGGTGGCGACCCCAGTTGCGGCCCCGGCGGCTGCGAGCTGCCGCCGCGCTGAGCGGCGCAGCCTGCGCGGCAGGCACTCTCTTATTCATAGCTTGTAGCGCCTGATATTCAAGGAACTCAGATAATTTTCAATCTGAGTTCCTTATTCTTCTGGCGCAAGCAGCTATTCTTTCTGCATCCTTCTGCTGACGGCTTCACATCCTGTCGCTATTGCGCCAGGGCATAGGCGATCACATAGTCACCGCGCTTGGGCGACTGGCGTGCGCCACCGGCGGTGATCACCACATACTGCCTGCCGCTTCTGGGCGAGACATAGCTCATCGGCCCGCCCTGGCTGCCCACGGGCAGGCGCGAGCGCCAGATCTCCTTGCCGTTGGCGCTGTCGAAGGCGCGCAGATAGAAGTCCTGAGTCCCCGCGAAGAACACCAGCCCCGACTTTGTGACCATGGAAGGCCCCAGCGTGGGCATGCCGATGGGAATGGTCAACCACATGGGAATGCCCAGAGGACCGGTGTCACGCACCGTGCCCACAGGCACCTGCCATTTGATCTGCCGGGATTTCAGATCCACCGCCGTCATGGTGCCGAAGGGCGGCTTCTGACAGGGAATGCCCAGCGGCGACAGAAAGCGCTGACGCATGGCCCCAAACGGCGTGCCTTCCTGGGGCACGGCCCCCATCTCGATGCCGCTGGCGCCAGGCTTCATATCGGCGCGCGCAATCATGTAGTTCGCCAGACCCAGGCGCATATCGTTGACGAACATGGTCTGGCTGATCGGGTCTATGGAGACACTGCCCCAGTTCATGCCACCCAAGGATCCGGGGAACTGCAGCGTCGGTCCCATGCCGGGTGGCGTGAACACGCCTTGGTGTTGCATGTCCTTGAAGGCGATCCGGCACAGCAGCTGGTCAAACGGCGTGGCGCCCCACATATCGGACTCCTTCAGGGTCTGATTGCCGATATTGGGCATGCCCGTGGAATGCGGCTGGGTTGGCGCATAGCGCTCGCCGGGTACATGGCCTTGCGGCACGGGCAGCTCCTGCACCTCTGCCAGAGGCTCGCCGGTCTCGCGGTTGAGCATGAAGATCATGCCCTGCTTGGTCACCTGCAGCAGCGCAGGGTCCACCCCGCCCTGGGCATTGGTCACATCGACCAGCGCCGGCTGGGACGGAATGTCGAAGTCCCACAGATCGTGGTGCACGGTCTGGTAGAGCCAGCGCGGCTTGCCGGTCCTGATGTCCATGGCCACGATGGCGGAGCTGTTCTTCTCCATCTCCGGCGTGCGCTGCGCCGCATAGAAGTCCGGCGTCGCATTGCCCGTGCCCAGATAGGCCAGGCCCAGTCTGGCGTCGTAGGACATGCCGCCCCAGACATTGGGCGAGTTGCGTGTATAGGTCTGACCCTGCGGCGGCTGCCCGGTGATGTCGGCATTGCCCGGGTCCCAGGCCCAGACCAGCTTGCCGCTGAGCACATCAAAGGCACGCACCACGCCCGAGGGCTCGTCGGTCGAGAAATTGTCGGCCACGCGACCACCCACGATCACCAGGTTCTCGGCCACCAGCGGTGCCGAGGTCTGCTGATACCAGCCCTCCTTGACCTCGTCCATGCCCTGGGTCAGATCCACCACACCGTCCTTGCCGAAGTCGGTGCATGGCTTGCCCGAATCGGGATCGAGCGCGATCAGGCGCGCATCGATGGTGGGCAGAAACAGCCGGCGTCGACAGCCCGATGCGACATCACCGGCCTTGCCGGAGGCGCCCGAAGCCCTGAGCGCGGCCTCGTTGCCATCGAAGTAGCCCAGACCTCTGCAGCGCTGCCAGTTGGGCGACCTGGCTTCGGGGTCGAATTTCCACTTCTCCTCGCCCGTGTCCACATCCAGCGCCAGCACCTTGCCGTAGGCCGTGCAGACATACAGGCGGTCCCCGATCTGCTGCGGCGTGTTCTGGTCTTCGGCACCCGAGCCCGTGCTCTGCGGCACATCGCCGGTGCGGGCCGTCCAGGCCACGGCCAGCTTGTCGACATTGTTGCGACTGATCTGCTCGACAGCCGCAAAGCGCTGTCCTGCGAGGCCCTGCCCCCAGTCCGTCCAGTCCGAGGCCCTGATCTCCATGGAGCCTACCGAAGGCACTTCGGTGACCTCGGGGGCGATCACGCCCTTGGGCGAGAAAGCACTGACGGCCGTCGCGACGATGCCCAGGCCCAGCACCACCACCGACACCCCGGCTCCAAGGCGTCCGTAGTCGTTCATGACCAGCTTGCCCGCCTCAAGCTGCCCATAGCCCAGGGCCACCAGCAGGCCCAGCACGGCAAACACCATCAGG
This region of Comamonas thiooxydans genomic DNA includes:
- a CDS encoding DsbA family protein, producing MNTSQLPALVLHYIFDPLCGWCYAAAPLVKAAREVPGIDVQWHAGGMLTGAHTRTITADWRDKVMPSDQRIAEMTGQPFGDAYLNGLLNDIGAPLDSEPPTTALLAAEALAGKGLEMLAAEQKAHYVEGRRISEPAVLCELAAGIGLDSTAYDAAYAEQSGAATEQHIADSRQWLGMVQGQGFPTLALEFDHPEQAGQRAVQRIEIGEWLGDVDGWKQQLAAWAEQIAELNQQQSGDTDTGGDPSCGPGGCELPPR
- a CDS encoding membrane-bound PQQ-dependent dehydrogenase, glucose/quinate/shikimate family, which codes for MAPSSNDGRWYWLAVGLLMLLMGLYLTIGGGILLGKGGSWYFVLMGLALLVSAALLLARRRAGAHLYALAFVLTLVWAWWDAGWEFWPLVSRLMVFAVLGLLVALGYGQLEAGKLVMNDYGRLGAGVSVVVLGLGIVATAVSAFSPKGVIAPEVTEVPSVGSMEIRASDWTDWGQGLAGQRFAAVEQISRNNVDKLAVAWTARTGDVPQSTGSGAEDQNTPQQIGDRLYVCTAYGKVLALDVDTGEEKWKFDPEARSPNWQRCRGLGYFDGNEAALRASGASGKAGDVASGCRRRLFLPTIDARLIALDPDSGKPCTDFGKDGVVDLTQGMDEVKEGWYQQTSAPLVAENLVIVGGRVADNFSTDEPSGVVRAFDVLSGKLVWAWDPGNADITGQPPQGQTYTRNSPNVWGGMSYDARLGLAYLGTGNATPDFYAAQRTPEMEKNSSAIVAMDIRTGKPRWLYQTVHHDLWDFDIPSQPALVDVTNAQGGVDPALLQVTKQGMIFMLNRETGEPLAEVQELPVPQGHVPGERYAPTQPHSTGMPNIGNQTLKESDMWGATPFDQLLCRIAFKDMQHQGVFTPPGMGPTLQFPGSLGGMNWGSVSIDPISQTMFVNDMRLGLANYMIARADMKPGASGIEMGAVPQEGTPFGAMRQRFLSPLGIPCQKPPFGTMTAVDLKSRQIKWQVPVGTVRDTGPLGIPMWLTIPIGMPTLGPSMVTKSGLVFFAGTQDFYLRAFDSANGKEIWRSRLPVGSQGGPMSYVSPRSGRQYVVITAGGARQSPKRGDYVIAYALAQ